Genomic window (Aurantimicrobium sp. INA4):
TTCGGCTGAACAACATTCCGGAGACCGAAAGACATTGTCACTGCATCAAAGCTGTTGTCCTCAAACGGAAGTGCAGTTGCGTCTGCTTGGACAAACTCGATGAGGGGATTCTTACCGTGTTTCTTGCGACCTACTTCGATCATTCCAGGAGAGAAATCAGCAGCCACCACATGCGCACCAGACTTGGCCAACGCCGCGGAACTTGTGCCCGTTCCAGCCGCGAGGTCCAATATCCGCTCAGTTGGCTGTGGGTTGACAGCACGGGTCGTCGAGATTCGCCACAGGGTTGCATTACCTGCCGAGAGCAAACTGTTGGTGACGTCGTAGCCGGCGGCTACGTCGTCAAACATGGCAGAGACGTCCTCGGGCTTTTTCGATAGGTCAGCAGTAGTCACAAGAGAAGTCTACGGCGCAGGCGTAGGCTGTCTCGAGTGAGTGTGAATACACAAGATGGCCTCGTTGTAGAAACGGTGCCAGTAGAGCAGGTTCCAGAGTTGCTGGATCTCCTCGCGCCGTCGTCTCCTCTGCTGTGGTGGAGACGCAATGAAGGCATGGTTGGCCACGAGCCTCTCATCACACGACACTTCCACGGCAATGATCGTTTTAGAGAAGCAGCCGCAGCCTGGAAAGAGATTGTCTCCTCCGCTGAGGTCACTGATGAAGTAAACCTCCCGGGTACCGGCTTGATGGCTTTTGGAACATTCGGGTTCCGCTACACCTCTTCTGTCCCCAGCGTTCTCATCGTTCCGCGGCTTATCGTTGGTCGCCGCGGTGGAATTTCGTGGCTGACACGGATTCGCCCAACAACTGAATCAGCATCACCGCTTAGTCCGAAGGAAGCTGAGAGCATTCTTACGGAACTGATAACGACAACAGGAAAGACTGGATCATCTCCCCATCTCACTCTGATCGAGGGCGCTCAATCAGAGACAGGTTTTCTTGCATCGGTTGGCCGCGCTGTTGAACGCATTAACACTGGTGAGGTTGACAAGGTTGTTCTCTCTCGCGATCTCCGAGGAACACTCTCCGAGAACTCAGATCTGCGTTTTCCTCTGCAACGTTTAGCCGAAAGCTATCCGGACTGTTGGACGTTCAGCGTGGACGGATTAGTGGGTTCTAGCCCTGAAACCTTGGTGAGTGTGCACGGCAATAAAGTCCAAGCACGTGTACTGGCCGGAACAGCTCGCCGTGGAAGCGATGCAAAGTCAGATCTTGAAAGCGCCGCCGCTTTAGCATCCAGCCATAAAGATCTCGACGAACATGGCTTTGCCACTCGTTCTGTATTAGATGCTCTTGCTCCCTTTACAGGGGCACTGACGGTGAGCGAATCTCCTTTCACCTTGAAGCTGCCTAATGTCTGGCATTTGGCAACAGATATTGCCGGCACACTCTCTACAGGATCTTCATCTTTGGATCTGGTGGATGCCTTGCACCCAACCGCAGCTGTTGCCGGAACTCCCACCGCAGTAGCCGTCACCGTGATTGATGATTTAGAGCCATTTGATCGCGGCAGATATGCCGGTCCCGTGGGCTGGGTCGGGGCAAACGGCGATGGGGAATGGGCTATTGCACTGAGGTGTGCTCAAGTTTCAGGCGAAAACATCACGGCATATGCCGGATGTGGAATAGTTTCAGATTCCATTCCAGAAAAGGAATTAGTCGAAACAGAAATGAAATTCCGCCCCATAGTTGACGCATTCAGCTAGCGGGAAAGCACCACTTCAATAATCTCTGGACCCTCACCAGTAGCAGTTAGTGCGCGTTCAAACTCACTCACAGTAGTTACTCTTGTGAAGTTCCAGCCATATGCGGCAGCTAGCGCATGGAAATCGACTACTTGCGGAGTGAGGAAAACTCGATCCATGCTTTCAGCTGGAGCTGTCTGTCCCACTTCTAGAGCATCGAAGATTGTTCCCCCGCCGTCGTTTCCAACGATGACTTGAACGCGGGGTCTGATCTCGTTCTCACCAAAAAGAAAAGAACCAGCATCATGCAGTGCTGCGAGGTCGCCGACCACAATTCTTGTCAATGCGCCTTCGGCAGCTAAAGCAATGCCGATGCCCGTTCCAATATTGCCATCGATACCGGCAAGTCCACGATTAGCGTGAACAGTGATCTTTTTTCCGCCGACAAATTTGTCGGCGACACGGATTAAACGTGAGGCGCCAAAAACTAAACGGTCGTGAGGCCACGTTGCCCGCCAGACTGCATCCACAAGGAGTTCCCTGTTGAGAGGAACCCTTGCAGCTGCGACTTCAGCTTTGAGGAATGCTTTCTTATCCTCAATACTTTCTGAACGTGACGCAGAAATATTTGGAGCGGTTGCCAGCGCTGCATCAATGCTGATCGTTTCAATTTCGGCAAAAACCTCCCGGCCTGTTTGAATCCACAGACCTAGCCATTTTTGATCTGTCTCACCAGGTTCAACCTCTACCTGGTTGACGAATGACGCCACGTTGAGACCGGGGTTATACCCTTCAGGAGCTTGGCCCCTCACAACAATCGTTTCAATCCCTGTTGTTGAGTCAGCAATGATTGCGGGCACTTCACGACTAAGCGTGGGGTGTCCAAAAACGATAATTCGTTCAATCTGCGAGGTGAGTTCTGGCATCGATAAGAGTTGGCGATAAGCAGGAACAAGATTCCTGCCATATCGAGACCCACTGGTTACCTCAGCAATCAGTGGCCATCCTCCCTCATGGGCAACTTCTTCAGCACGGGGGCCAGCATCAGCTCCAGCAATAACGATGGTCCGGGGGCCACGAGCCAGCTGGACCGTGATTGCTGACTCAGTTGCTATGTGAGCATCACGTGATTGAGCTCCAACAGGACGTAAATCAATCGGCGAGGACAGGGGCTCTCGGAAAGCAAGGTTGAGGTGAACAGGGCCTGGGGCATAAGGATTTGTTGCTACC
Coding sequences:
- the ubiE gene encoding bifunctional demethylmenaquinone methyltransferase/2-methoxy-6-polyprenyl-1,4-benzoquinol methylase UbiE, yielding MTTADLSKKPEDVSAMFDDVAAGYDVTNSLLSAGNATLWRISTTRAVNPQPTERILDLAAGTGTSSAALAKSGAHVVAADFSPGMIEVGRKKHGKNPLIEFVQADATALPFEDNSFDAVTMSFGLRNVVQPKKALAELYRVTKPGGRIVICEFSTPPAAPIRASYNFYLRKVMPLVAKVSSSNTEAYTYLADSIEDWPNQSTLASWIREAGFEKVAYRNLTAGVVALHRGIKPVS
- a CDS encoding isochorismate synthase — translated: MNTQDGLVVETVPVEQVPELLDLLAPSSPLLWWRRNEGMVGHEPLITRHFHGNDRFREAAAAWKEIVSSAEVTDEVNLPGTGLMAFGTFGFRYTSSVPSVLIVPRLIVGRRGGISWLTRIRPTTESASPLSPKEAESILTELITTTGKTGSSPHLTLIEGAQSETGFLASVGRAVERINTGEVDKVVLSRDLRGTLSENSDLRFPLQRLAESYPDCWTFSVDGLVGSSPETLVSVHGNKVQARVLAGTARRGSDAKSDLESAAALASSHKDLDEHGFATRSVLDALAPFTGALTVSESPFTLKLPNVWHLATDIAGTLSTGSSSLDLVDALHPTAAVAGTPTAVAVTVIDDLEPFDRGRYAGPVGWVGANGDGEWAIALRCAQVSGENITAYAGCGIVSDSIPEKELVETEMKFRPIVDAFS
- the menD gene encoding 2-succinyl-5-enolpyruvyl-6-hydroxy-3-cyclohexene-1-carboxylic-acid synthase, with product MSKAAPSSVFAAEFLPSLIELGVEHIVLAPGSRSQALALVAAELERRGDVKLHVRIDERVAGFVALGIAVESSTPAVVITTSGSAVANLHPAVLEAHHAGVPMIVVTADRPEELREIGSNQTTHQHDIFGPAVRFSIDEPAPAPGATVVRRAHELAEQAWRVATNPYAPGPVHLNLAFREPLSSPIDLRPVGAQSRDAHIATESAITVQLARGPRTIVIAGADAGPRAEEVAHEGGWPLIAEVTSGSRYGRNLVPAYRQLLSMPELTSQIERIIVFGHPTLSREVPAIIADSTTGIETIVVRGQAPEGYNPGLNVASFVNQVEVEPGETDQKWLGLWIQTGREVFAEIETISIDAALATAPNISASRSESIEDKKAFLKAEVAAARVPLNRELLVDAVWRATWPHDRLVFGASRLIRVADKFVGGKKITVHANRGLAGIDGNIGTGIGIALAAEGALTRIVVGDLAALHDAGSFLFGENEIRPRVQVIVGNDGGGTIFDALEVGQTAPAESMDRVFLTPQVVDFHALAAAYGWNFTRVTTVSEFERALTATGEGPEIIEVVLSR